A genomic stretch from Natronincola ferrireducens includes:
- a CDS encoding ABC-F family ATP-binding cassette domain-containing protein yields MITVTNVSLRYGEQKLFEDVNIKFTPGNCYGVIGANGAGKSTFLKILSGEVDPNTGDISIPRDIRMSVLKQDHYQYDNNQVLEAVIMGNARLYEIMKEKDAIYSKEEFTDEDGIKASELEGEFAELNGWEAEAEASALLQGLGIKTELHDKQVRELSGSEKVKVLLAQALFGKPGILILDEPTNHLDIKSINWLEEFLINFDGTVIVVSHDRHFLNKVCTHITDVDYGQIKLYVGNYDFWYESSQLALQMMKDQNKKKEEKIKELQEFIARFSANASKSKQATSRKKLLEKISIDDIQPSTRRYPYVAFTPNREVGNEILTVENLTKTIDGKKVLNNVSFRVSKGDKIAFVGDNELVNSTLFKILAGEMEPDSGEYKWGVTITKAYFPKDNSEYFNDVNLNLVDWLRQFSEEKSESYLRGFLGRMLFSGEESLKQAQVLSGGERVRCMLSRMMLSSANVLLLDQPTNHLDLESITALNNGLRDYKSNLLFTSHDHQFIQTIANRIIAITPSGMIDKQMTYDEYLETLNN; encoded by the coding sequence GTGATTACAGTTACAAATGTAAGCTTAAGATATGGTGAACAAAAACTTTTTGAAGATGTTAATATAAAATTCACTCCAGGTAATTGCTACGGTGTTATCGGTGCTAATGGTGCTGGTAAAAGTACATTTTTGAAAATATTATCAGGAGAAGTAGATCCCAATACAGGTGATATCAGCATTCCCCGTGATATTCGTATGTCTGTTTTAAAGCAGGATCATTACCAATATGATAACAATCAGGTGTTGGAAGCAGTTATTATGGGTAACGCAAGACTTTATGAGATTATGAAGGAAAAAGATGCTATTTATTCAAAGGAAGAATTCACCGATGAAGATGGTATTAAGGCTTCAGAATTAGAGGGTGAATTTGCGGAGTTGAATGGATGGGAAGCAGAGGCAGAAGCATCGGCTCTTCTTCAGGGCTTAGGAATTAAAACTGAGCTTCATGATAAGCAGGTGAGGGAGCTTTCAGGGTCTGAAAAGGTAAAGGTGTTATTGGCCCAAGCCCTTTTTGGTAAACCAGGAATTTTAATTTTAGATGAGCCCACTAACCATTTAGACATTAAATCCATCAACTGGCTAGAAGAATTTTTAATTAATTTTGATGGTACTGTCATTGTTGTATCCCACGATAGACATTTTTTGAATAAGGTTTGTACCCATATTACTGATGTTGACTACGGCCAGATAAAGCTGTATGTTGGAAATTATGATTTTTGGTATGAGTCTAGTCAGTTAGCCCTACAAATGATGAAGGATCAAAATAAAAAAAAGGAAGAAAAAATTAAGGAATTACAGGAATTTATTGCCCGATTTAGTGCTAACGCTTCTAAATCTAAGCAAGCTACCTCCCGTAAAAAGCTTCTAGAGAAAATATCTATAGATGATATTCAACCCTCTACTAGAAGATATCCTTATGTGGCCTTTACCCCAAATCGAGAAGTAGGAAATGAAATACTGACAGTAGAAAATCTAACAAAAACCATAGATGGCAAAAAGGTATTGAACAATGTCAGCTTTAGAGTTTCTAAAGGAGATAAAATTGCCTTTGTAGGTGACAATGAGCTTGTTAATAGTACATTGTTTAAAATATTGGCTGGAGAAATGGAGCCAGACAGTGGTGAATATAAATGGGGGGTTACTATTACTAAAGCCTATTTCCCTAAGGATAACTCAGAGTATTTTAATGATGTAAACTTAAATCTAGTGGATTGGCTTAGACAGTTTTCTGAGGAGAAGTCTGAAAGCTATTTGCGTGGTTTCTTAGGACGAATGCTTTTTTCTGGGGAGGAATCCTTAAAACAAGCTCAGGTCTTGTCAGGAGGAGAAAGGGTAAGATGTATGCTTTCAAGGATGATGTTAAGTAGTGCAAATGTTTTACTTCTGGATCAACCTACTAACCATCTAGACCTTGAATCTATTACTGCATTGAACAATGGATTAAGGGACTATAAGAGTAATCTTCTCTTCACCTCCCACGACCATCAATTTATTCAAACCATAGCCAATAGAATCATTGCCATTACACCATCAGGTATGATCGACAAACAAATGACCTATGATGAATATTTAGAAACGCTGAATAATTAA
- a CDS encoding ABC-F family ATP-binding cassette domain-containing protein, with translation MNLLSAENLSKSYSEKQLLDNISLGINEGDKIGVIGINGTGKSTLLKIIAGVEEPDGGRVIKGNTIRVEYLSQNPYFDSEASVLEQIFKGSSPAMTLIREYQLALQSPNTSSEKIMKLTEKMDVMDAWNLESEAKTILTRLGITDFHGKIGTLSGGQRKRIALATALINPSDLLILDEPTNHLDNDTIDWLEQYLNKRKGALLMITHDRYFLDRVVNEIIELDRGNLYLYKGNYSSFLEGKLEREEIETSSEKKRQSLLKKELAWIKRGAKARTTKQKARIDRFEKLSQETGPDLEEKVEISVGSTRLGKKVIELEDINKSFDDNKVIEDFNYIVLRDDRIGIVGANGRGKSTLLNIMAGQLKLDRGKIEIGETVKIGVYSQETQHMEDDLRAIEYIKEGGEYLTTAEGYKITAAQMMERFLFTSTLQWTPIGKLSGGEKRRLYLLRVLMESPNVLFLDEPTNDLDIQTLTILEDYLEDFKGAVIVVSHDRYFLDRVAEKIFAFEGNGKIVEYTGNYSDFKERSIHVHEGQEISDKLARKASEKANDTPDKRDIGKRKERKLKFSFNEQKEYEEIDAVIATLEEKIETVENQISEASSDYDLLQQLLAEKEILEKQLDEKMERWIYLNDLAEKIAKQKE, from the coding sequence ATGAATCTTTTAAGTGCAGAAAACCTATCAAAAAGCTATAGTGAAAAACAACTATTGGATAACATAAGTCTTGGAATAAATGAGGGAGATAAAATAGGGGTAATCGGTATTAACGGTACAGGTAAAAGCACCCTATTAAAAATCATTGCTGGGGTAGAGGAGCCTGATGGTGGAAGGGTGATTAAAGGAAACACTATTAGGGTAGAATATCTTTCTCAAAATCCCTATTTTGATTCTGAAGCCTCTGTGCTGGAGCAGATTTTTAAAGGTAGCTCACCTGCTATGACCTTAATAAGAGAGTATCAATTGGCGCTGCAAAGTCCCAATACATCCAGTGAAAAAATTATGAAGCTTACGGAAAAAATGGATGTAATGGATGCCTGGAACTTAGAGAGCGAAGCAAAGACAATTTTAACAAGGCTGGGAATTACAGATTTTCATGGAAAAATAGGCACCTTATCAGGGGGCCAGAGAAAGAGAATAGCTTTAGCTACTGCTCTAATCAATCCATCTGACCTACTTATTTTAGATGAGCCAACCAATCATTTAGATAATGATACCATTGATTGGCTAGAACAATATCTTAACAAAAGAAAAGGAGCCCTCCTAATGATTACCCATGATAGATATTTTTTGGATAGGGTGGTCAATGAGATTATTGAGTTGGATCGGGGTAATCTTTATTTATATAAAGGAAATTATAGTAGCTTTTTAGAGGGGAAATTGGAAAGAGAAGAAATTGAAACAAGCAGCGAGAAAAAAAGACAGAGTTTGCTAAAAAAAGAGCTGGCCTGGATAAAAAGAGGAGCTAAAGCAAGAACCACAAAACAAAAGGCTAGAATAGATCGCTTTGAGAAGCTGAGTCAAGAAACTGGACCTGATTTAGAGGAAAAAGTAGAAATATCTGTGGGTTCTACCCGTCTGGGTAAAAAAGTAATTGAATTAGAGGATATAAACAAGTCCTTTGATGATAATAAGGTCATAGAGGATTTTAATTACATTGTGTTAAGGGATGATAGAATAGGCATAGTAGGAGCCAATGGTAGAGGAAAATCCACCCTTCTTAATATTATGGCTGGACAATTAAAGCTAGATAGGGGAAAAATAGAGATTGGTGAAACGGTAAAGATTGGTGTCTACTCCCAAGAAACCCAACATATGGAGGATGATTTAAGGGCAATAGAATACATCAAAGAGGGAGGAGAATACCTAACTACAGCAGAAGGATATAAAATAACTGCAGCTCAAATGATGGAGAGGTTTTTGTTCACCTCCACCCTTCAGTGGACTCCTATAGGGAAGCTTTCTGGAGGAGAAAAAAGAAGACTGTATCTTCTTCGGGTTTTGATGGAGTCACCTAATGTTCTTTTTTTAGATGAGCCTACCAACGATTTGGATATACAAACCTTAACAATCTTAGAAGATTATCTAGAGGACTTTAAAGGAGCAGTGATTGTTGTTTCCCATGATAGATATTTTTTGGATAGAGTGGCAGAAAAGATTTTTGCCTTTGAAGGCAATGGCAAAATAGTAGAATATACAGGGAATTATTCGGATTTTAAAGAAAGAAGCATTCATGTCCATGAAGGTCAAGAAATTTCTGATAAATTAGCAAGAAAGGCCTCAGAAAAAGCTAATGATACCCCGGATAAGAGGGATATAGGTAAAAGAAAAGAACGAAAATTAAAGTTCTCCTTTAATGAACAGAAGGAGTATGAAGAAATAGATGCTGTAATTGCTACGCTTGAGGAAAAAATAGAAACAGTAGAAAATCAAATCAGTGAAGCCTCCAGTGACTATGACCTCCTACAGCAGCTATTGGCTGAGAAAGAGATACTAGAAAAACAATTAGATGAAAAGATGGAAAGATGGATATACCTTAATGATTTAGCAGAGAAAATTGCAAAGCAGAAAGAATAA